A single window of Nicotiana tomentosiformis chromosome 1, ASM39032v3, whole genome shotgun sequence DNA harbors:
- the LOC138907020 gene encoding KNR4/SMI1 homolog — MDRFAAEKETARAQLSSAENQLQKIKEKGSLQVRRIEELEARLASEFAKDESDAEKAKADVDALVAVYRVDAEAAQIKRVKELEADVEALAYNDNGDDNDDDDDDDDDDDDDDDGSKSGSENEGEPGGEETAPGDSQET; from the exons atggaccgctttgctgcagagaaagaaactgctcgagcccaattatcatcggccgaaaatcAGCTTCAAAAAATAAAGGAGAAAGGCTCACTCCAagtaagaagaatagaggagctcgaggctcggttggcctctgaattTGCCAAGGACGAATCTGatgctgaaaaggcaaaggccgatgtggatgcactcgtggccgtctatcgggtcgatgctgaagctgcccag attaaaagggtcaaagaactcgaagccgatgttgAAGCCTTGGCTTACAATGACAACggtgatgataatgatgatgatgatgatgatgatgatgatgatgatgatgatgatgatgggagtaagagcgggtccgagaatgagGGGGAGCCtggtggagaagagaccgctcccggaGATAGCCAAGAAACTTAG
- the LOC138907021 gene encoding uncharacterized protein: MEKTSKTVLQKEAPSTSQPATEPEETFSRAAVNEAIPEPPLKMFIPEGCSVNADFKGEKPSSVQGLSKDAKLRPPSSGENLPAKSHVPRQAEEKKRKSDPISPSSEKKKTRRRLVRKTKEGTSARAPPSDSLYRPRDESKEEEKEEVSVLIASVLSRLEGQGASEPENLEADLPQGNKVDEEAEAEASRDAGSAPKKALNVIDITESPSFTKSMYNELETVKERPNERARGADDTFRSFFDGVDSTATEDVTGLGDLEVSMLHHETFLRYRNELNQLEAEVRGLTEKRDTYKLLSEQHERETKSLRAELEVARKDHADLVEYVKIFEVSDDDLDTVTNGRNLRDQQKIDWIDQLCAEMDAVKVETEEWRGKIDRLAWKKETVRTQLTSAEVQIRATKEKAKVQAQKIKEIHSQLSSVVSDRENLAKKLKALSQWLK, encoded by the exons ATGGAAAAAACTTCTAAAACCGTTCTCCAGAAAGAAGCCCCTTCTACTTCGCAACCGGCTACTGAACCCGAAGAGACCTTTTCGCGCGCTGCCGTCAACGAAGCGATACCTGAAccccctttgaaaatgttcatccccgaAGGATGCTCGGTCAACGCCGATTTCAAGGGTGAAAAACCTTCCTCCGTACAAG gtttatccaaggatgcCAAACTGAGGCCTCCATCTAGTGGCGAGAACTTACCTGCCAAGTCCCATGTTCCGAGGCAGGccgaagagaagaaaagaaaaagtgatCCGATttccccgagctcggagaaaaagaaaacaagaaggagGCTGGTGCGCAAGACAAAAGAAGGCACAAGTGCCCGAGCACCACCTTCGGATTCGCTCTACCGACCGAGAGATGaatccaaagaagaagaaaaagaagaagtctcTGTCCTGATAGCCAGCGTGCTGTCGCGGctcgaagggcaaggggcctccgaaccaGAGAACCTTGAGGCCGACCTGCCTCAAGGTAATAAGGTCGATGAGGAGGCTGAGGCCGAGGCTTCCCGGGATGCAGGAAGTGCCCCGAAGAAAGCACTCAATGTGATAGACATCACTGAATCACCCTCGTTTACTAAGTCTATGTATAATGAGCTAGAAACGGTGAAAGAACGTCCCAACGAGAGGGCCCGTGGAGCGGACGACACCTTCCGCAGTTTTTTTGATGGTGTGGATTCCACCGCCACGGAGGACGtcaccggattgggtgacttagag GTCTCAATGCTTCATCATGAAACTTTCCTTCGGTATCGGAACGAGCTAAACCAGCTTGAAGCCGAAGTccgagggctcactgagaagagagacACCTACAAACTCCTCAGCGAGCAACATGAAAGAGAGACTAAgagccttcgagctgagttggagGTGGCTCGGAAGGACCATGCCGACCTGGTTGAATatgtaaaaatatttgaagttagtgacgatgatCTAGACACGGTGACTAACGGTCGAAACCTGCGGGACCAACAGAAGATCGATTGGATCGACCAACTCTGCGCCGAGATGGATGCAGTCAAGGTCGAGACCGAAGAATGGAGAGGCAAGATAGATCGTCTGGCCTGGAAAAAGGAGACTGTCCGGACGCAGTTGACCTCGGCAGAGGTCCAAATTCGGGCGACAAAAGAAAAGGCCAAGGTGCAGGCCCAAAAAATTAAGGAGATCCATTCTCAGCTTAGCTCGGTCGTCTCCGATCGAGAAAACCTTGCCAAGAAGCTCAAAGCGCTAAGTCAGTGGTTGAAGTGA